A stretch of Acidobacteriota bacterium DNA encodes these proteins:
- a CDS encoding efflux RND transporter periplasmic adaptor subunit, whose product MKSWLALAGVVVLGAVLFLTFGAAAGPEIPTQRLERRDFVRRVPAEGYLRATQSNALKVPSTIQGPVRIAWVTEDGSRVAAGEPVVRFDPSDFEERMTQARDDLDRLGFERRSEDSTSQAELANLDRDAEVARLELDSAERFQKRDEQLFSRTEIIESEIDGDLARHRQRHAESSKADRAKLSRTQLDLLGIEQRQANLRLATAESSLEDLEIVSPQDGIVVLKTDWRGNPPRTGDTTWAGQPLAEIPNLAEMEAEVWVLEADAGGLAAGQAASLVVEAHPEVRHGAVVKSVDSVAKPRRRGSPVQYFSVVLTLEETDPAVMKPGQRVRAELLVEERPDALVVPRQAIFERDGEFVVFARQGAGFEPRSVVMATTFLGQSVVEGLDEGTEIALVDPAASSSSASSQEAAPPSAAEGVLAP is encoded by the coding sequence GTGAAGTCCTGGCTCGCCCTCGCCGGCGTGGTGGTGCTCGGAGCGGTGCTGTTCTTGACCTTCGGCGCCGCCGCCGGCCCGGAGATCCCCACCCAGCGTCTAGAACGTCGCGACTTCGTCCGCCGGGTGCCCGCCGAGGGCTATCTGCGGGCCACCCAGTCGAACGCCCTCAAGGTGCCGAGCACCATTCAAGGCCCGGTGCGTATCGCCTGGGTGACCGAGGACGGTTCGCGGGTGGCGGCGGGCGAGCCGGTGGTGCGCTTCGATCCGAGCGATTTCGAAGAGCGCATGACCCAGGCGCGGGACGATCTCGATCGTCTCGGCTTCGAGCGCCGCTCCGAGGACTCGACCTCCCAGGCGGAGCTCGCCAACCTCGATCGCGATGCCGAGGTCGCCCGCCTCGAGCTCGATTCGGCGGAGCGCTTTCAGAAGCGCGACGAGCAGCTCTTCTCCCGCACCGAAATCATCGAGTCCGAGATCGACGGTGATCTCGCCCGCCACCGGCAGCGCCACGCCGAATCGTCGAAGGCGGACCGCGCCAAGCTGTCGCGTACCCAGCTCGACCTCCTCGGTATCGAGCAGCGCCAAGCCAATCTCCGCCTCGCCACCGCCGAAAGCAGCCTCGAGGATCTTGAGATCGTGTCGCCCCAGGACGGTATCGTGGTGCTCAAGACCGACTGGCGCGGCAATCCGCCGCGCACCGGCGACACCACCTGGGCGGGGCAGCCGCTGGCCGAGATCCCTAACCTCGCGGAGATGGAGGCGGAGGTCTGGGTGCTCGAGGCGGATGCCGGAGGGCTGGCGGCGGGGCAGGCCGCGTCGTTGGTGGTCGAGGCTCATCCGGAAGTGCGCCACGGCGCGGTGGTCAAGAGCGTCGACTCGGTCGCCAAGCCGCGGCGCCGGGGATCGCCGGTGCAGTACTTTTCCGTCGTACTGACCCTCGAGGAGACCGATCCGGCGGTGATGAAGCCGGGGCAGCGGGTGCGGGCCGAGCTCCTGGTCGAGGAGCGGCCGGATGCTCTGGTGGTGCCGCGGCAGGCGATTTTCGAGCGTGACGGTGAGTTCGTGGTCTTCGCTCGCCAGGGAGCTGGATTCGAGCCTCGATCGGTGGTGATGGCGACCACCTTTCTCGGCCAGAGCGTGGTCGAAGGCCTCGACGAAGGAACCGAGATCGCGCTCGTCGATCCCGCCGCGTCGAGCTCTTCGGCGTCGTCCCAGGAGGCCGCGCCGCCGAGCGCCGCCGAAGGAGTCCTGGCGCCTTGA
- a CDS encoding efflux RND transporter periplasmic adaptor subunit — translation MSLRFAILATVVVSGLVQLGCAGAEAESSRHLMVSRGSLTPRVLMTGELVAGRAHSLAVPRTPTWEVQIRWMAEDGTEVVAGDRVVELDNTPFLTELEEKRLTLSQHKEELARKRAEGKLQIADGEFAVAQAEAGLEKARIAAAVPEALMARREFEELQLALRRAEIDLDKARESLAATRRRSESELAIQRIQVERFGRQIDLAENAVSSLQLTAPVDGILVVGNHPWEGRKLQVGDSVWVGMTVARIPDLTTMRVAADLPDVDDGRVAVGMKVRCTLDAYPQESFAGRVEQVAMVAKEASSRSLRRFFDVEVGLDEGDSDRMRPGMSVKVEVFGEERADALLAPRAALDLDAESPRARTPGGWREVDLGSCDAHHCEVTGGLSEGTRLAAVGEAW, via the coding sequence ATGAGCCTGCGTTTTGCGATCTTGGCGACGGTCGTCGTTTCGGGACTCGTCCAGCTCGGCTGTGCCGGAGCCGAGGCGGAGTCTTCGCGCCACCTGATGGTGAGCCGCGGATCCCTGACGCCGCGGGTCCTGATGACCGGCGAGCTGGTGGCCGGTCGTGCCCACAGCCTGGCGGTGCCGCGCACCCCGACCTGGGAGGTGCAGATTCGCTGGATGGCCGAGGACGGTACCGAGGTGGTGGCCGGCGACAGGGTGGTCGAGCTCGACAACACCCCCTTTCTGACGGAGCTCGAAGAGAAGAGGCTGACCCTGTCCCAACACAAGGAAGAGCTGGCCCGCAAGCGCGCCGAGGGCAAGCTACAGATCGCCGATGGCGAGTTCGCCGTCGCCCAGGCGGAAGCCGGCCTCGAAAAGGCGCGCATCGCCGCCGCCGTGCCCGAGGCGCTGATGGCGCGGCGCGAGTTCGAAGAGCTCCAGCTAGCGCTGCGGCGGGCCGAGATCGATCTCGACAAGGCGCGCGAGAGTCTTGCCGCGACCCGCCGGCGAAGCGAGTCGGAGCTCGCCATTCAGCGCATCCAGGTGGAGCGCTTCGGCCGCCAGATCGACCTCGCCGAGAACGCCGTCTCGTCTCTGCAGTTGACGGCGCCGGTGGACGGTATTCTGGTGGTGGGCAATCATCCCTGGGAAGGTCGCAAACTGCAGGTCGGAGACTCGGTTTGGGTCGGCATGACGGTGGCCCGGATCCCGGACCTGACGACCATGCGAGTGGCGGCCGATCTCCCCGATGTCGACGATGGCCGGGTGGCCGTCGGCATGAAAGTTCGCTGCACCCTCGATGCGTACCCGCAAGAATCCTTCGCCGGCCGCGTCGAGCAGGTGGCGATGGTCGCCAAGGAAGCCAGCAGTCGCAGCCTGCGACGGTTCTTCGACGTCGAAGTCGGCCTCGACGAGGGCGACTCGGACCGGATGCGGCCGGGGATGTCGGTGAAAGTGGAAGTGTTCGGTGAGGAGCGGGCCGATGCCTTGCTGGCCCCCCGGGCCGCCCTCGATCTCGACGCCGAGAGCCCGCGGGCTCGGACTCCCGGGGGCTGGCGCGAAGTCGACCTCGGATCCTGCGATGCGCATCATTGCGAGGTCACCGGAGGTTTGAGCGAGGGAACCCGCCTGGCCGCGGTTGGAGAGGCCTGGTGA
- a CDS encoding SMP-30/gluconolactonase/LRE family protein, with translation MRWRNLLLLAGVLVLAYFLLWPVPVAPVAWQAPANPGYGDGAAGSPLAQLERIPLPAGEHGMEDLALGPDGAIYGGTESGAVLRLDPASGEIREWRRFPGRPLGLTFDRDGTLWLADAFRGLVRVAADGSAELVATAAEGTDFGFTNNVDVAPDGRVYFSDASSKFAAREWGGTYASSKLDILEHGGHGRLLRFDPKSGETEVLLRGLQFANGVAVAADGRFVLVAETGSYSIRRLWLEGPKAGTDEPFAGPFPGFPDNLTRGPAGRFWVALVSPRNRLLDALSGSPGSRRAIWRLPAFLRPEATVYGHVIALDDAGRPLLDLQDPAGALAVNTAVLETATDLWVASLQEPAIGRLPKAGLGLPEPALPPSGEAQELFEPRAGDPGPKA, from the coding sequence ATGCGGTGGCGCAATCTACTTCTGCTGGCCGGTGTCCTGGTGCTGGCCTACTTCCTCCTCTGGCCGGTGCCGGTGGCGCCGGTCGCCTGGCAGGCCCCGGCCAATCCCGGCTACGGCGACGGTGCGGCCGGCTCGCCGCTGGCGCAGCTCGAGCGCATTCCTCTGCCCGCCGGCGAGCACGGCATGGAAGACCTCGCCCTGGGCCCCGATGGCGCCATTTACGGCGGTACCGAGAGCGGTGCCGTGTTGCGCCTCGATCCCGCCAGCGGCGAGATCCGCGAGTGGCGACGGTTCCCGGGCCGCCCGCTCGGCTTGACCTTCGATCGCGACGGCACCCTGTGGCTGGCCGACGCCTTCCGCGGCCTGGTGCGGGTCGCCGCCGATGGCTCGGCGGAGCTGGTGGCGACGGCGGCCGAGGGCACCGATTTCGGCTTCACCAACAACGTCGACGTCGCGCCCGATGGGCGGGTCTACTTCAGCGACGCGTCCTCGAAGTTCGCGGCCCGCGAGTGGGGCGGCACCTACGCTTCCAGCAAGCTCGACATCCTCGAGCATGGCGGCCACGGCCGCCTGCTGCGTTTTGATCCGAAGAGCGGTGAGACGGAGGTTCTACTGCGGGGGCTGCAGTTCGCCAACGGCGTGGCGGTGGCGGCCGACGGCCGCTTCGTGCTGGTCGCCGAGACCGGCTCCTACAGCATTCGACGGCTGTGGCTCGAGGGTCCTAAGGCCGGCACCGACGAGCCCTTCGCCGGGCCATTCCCGGGTTTCCCGGACAATCTCACTCGCGGCCCGGCGGGGCGCTTTTGGGTCGCCCTGGTCTCGCCGCGGAATCGCCTGCTCGACGCCCTTTCAGGAAGCCCCGGCAGCCGCCGCGCCATCTGGCGCCTGCCGGCCTTCCTGCGTCCGGAAGCCACCGTCTACGGCCACGTCATCGCCCTCGACGACGCCGGGCGCCCGTTGCTGGACCTGCAGGATCCGGCGGGCGCCCTGGCGGTCAACACGGCGGTTCTCGAAACCGCCACCGACCTCTGGGTGGCGAGCCTGCAGGAACCCGCCATCGGTCGCCTCCCCAAGGCCGGCTTGGGGCTCCCGGAGCCGGCCTTGCCGCCGTCGGGCGAGGCTCAGGAGCTCTTCGAGCCGAGGGCCGGCGATCCCGGGCCGAAGGCGTAG
- a CDS encoding sulfatase has translation MRWAGTGCWLLLTACVFGACGPGEQPPDRLLLATAGPQPVEWVSLAGSERRAVTATDGVAWRGEVILQPGDALDFSLALVPGAASGVSAEAVVETASGRELARWPLSTAGSWQEQRLDLPLTGRHELVLRSVGAGTVAWAELSLLRRPSPAVGGERPNLILISLDTVRADHLSLYGYHRPTSPSLEALAASSWVFEQSFSTSTWTLPSHGSMFTGLLPDQHGLQRVADRLAPNAETAAERLAADGYRTAAITDGGFLGSRWGFAQGFERYDSTSGQAWEPKDAAVIFRRAAEWVAANRHRPFFLFVHTYEAHQPYFNREGFADPFLDPDYRGPFEQSANVFRKDVDLPAEVERITALYDGGLRRMDHYLGRFLDDLEARGVLDSTALIVTSDHGEGLNEHGDFEHAHGEVFDEHVRVPLLVRPAGGVSAARVATPVTSLDVLPTLLDFAGLEDPGLLGGSLRRLAEAPSQPSRAVLSHGINSLQELFERRYRLGEGDSLVIFDRPRQALAGFQPSSDPEMRRPQPPSPDDPAARRLGRLLAWLGEGDYWTCFEAGRRLTWVDGAALAVAGHWSGEGWQSGPAPAELSAAPGQELCVSFEILPGQGPRAVEVDGRRLRLRRAPADTSAAASPLVSDQPLLPSSGDAVLVWPTAAAFEAERTTLDEAATEELRALGYLG, from the coding sequence ATGCGGTGGGCGGGGACCGGCTGCTGGCTGCTGCTGACGGCCTGTGTCTTCGGCGCTTGCGGCCCTGGAGAGCAGCCGCCGGACCGCCTGCTGCTGGCCACCGCGGGGCCCCAGCCGGTCGAGTGGGTGAGCCTGGCCGGCAGCGAGCGGCGGGCGGTGACCGCGACCGACGGTGTCGCCTGGCGCGGCGAGGTGATCCTGCAGCCGGGCGACGCCCTCGACTTCAGCCTGGCCCTCGTCCCCGGAGCGGCGAGCGGTGTTTCGGCCGAAGCCGTCGTCGAAACGGCCTCCGGGCGCGAGCTGGCGCGGTGGCCGCTGTCGACGGCCGGGAGCTGGCAGGAGCAGCGGCTCGATCTGCCGCTGACCGGCCGTCATGAGCTGGTCCTCCGCTCGGTAGGCGCCGGCACCGTCGCCTGGGCCGAGCTCAGCCTGCTGCGACGGCCCTCGCCCGCGGTTGGCGGCGAGCGCCCCAACCTGATCCTGATCTCCCTCGATACGGTGCGCGCCGATCATCTGTCGCTCTACGGCTATCACCGGCCCACCAGCCCCTCTCTGGAGGCTCTGGCGGCCTCTTCCTGGGTCTTCGAGCAGTCCTTTTCCACTTCGACCTGGACTCTGCCCAGCCACGGCTCGATGTTCACCGGACTGCTGCCGGACCAGCACGGTCTGCAGCGGGTCGCCGATCGCCTGGCCCCGAATGCGGAAACGGCGGCCGAGCGCCTGGCCGCCGACGGCTACCGCACGGCGGCGATCACCGACGGAGGCTTTCTGGGGTCGCGCTGGGGCTTCGCCCAGGGCTTCGAGCGCTACGACAGTACTTCCGGCCAGGCCTGGGAGCCGAAGGACGCGGCGGTGATCTTCCGCCGGGCCGCCGAGTGGGTGGCGGCCAACCGCCATCGTCCATTCTTCCTCTTCGTCCACACCTACGAAGCCCATCAGCCCTATTTCAATCGCGAGGGCTTCGCCGATCCCTTCCTCGATCCCGACTACCGCGGCCCCTTCGAGCAGTCGGCCAACGTCTTTCGCAAGGATGTCGATCTGCCGGCAGAGGTCGAGCGCATCACCGCCCTCTACGACGGCGGCCTGCGTCGCATGGACCACTACCTCGGCCGCTTCCTGGACGACTTGGAAGCGCGAGGCGTGCTCGACTCGACAGCGCTGATCGTCACCTCCGACCATGGCGAGGGCCTGAACGAGCACGGCGACTTCGAGCATGCCCACGGCGAGGTCTTCGACGAGCATGTGCGGGTGCCCCTGCTGGTGCGGCCGGCGGGCGGCGTGAGCGCAGCCCGAGTGGCGACGCCGGTGACCTCCCTCGACGTCCTGCCGACACTGCTCGATTTCGCCGGCCTCGAAGACCCTGGCCTGCTCGGCGGGTCGCTGCGCCGTCTGGCGGAGGCCCCTTCGCAGCCATCGCGAGCGGTGCTCAGCCACGGCATCAACTCGCTGCAGGAGCTCTTCGAGCGCCGCTACCGCCTGGGTGAAGGGGACTCCCTGGTGATCTTCGACCGGCCGCGCCAGGCGCTCGCGGGATTTCAGCCGAGCAGCGATCCGGAGATGCGCCGGCCGCAGCCGCCGAGCCCTGACGACCCCGCCGCCCGGCGCCTCGGCCGCCTGTTGGCTTGGTTGGGAGAGGGCGACTACTGGACCTGTTTCGAGGCCGGGCGCCGACTCACCTGGGTCGACGGCGCTGCGCTGGCGGTGGCCGGCCACTGGAGCGGCGAAGGGTGGCAGTCGGGGCCGGCTCCGGCGGAGCTCTCCGCCGCTCCCGGACAGGAGCTCTGCGTCAGCTTCGAGATCCTACCCGGCCAAGGGCCGCGGGCGGTCGAGGTCGACGGTCGGCGGCTCCGCCTGCGTCGAGCGCCAGCCGATACCTCGGCCGCTGCGAGCCCATTGGTGTCGGATCAGCCACTCCTGCCTTCCTCTGGTGACGCGGTGCTGGTCTGGCCGACGGCGGCGGCGTTCGAAGCCGAGCGCACCACCCTCGATGAGGCCGCCACCGAGGAGCTCCGCGCCCTCGGTTATCTCGGTTGA
- a CDS encoding efflux RND transporter periplasmic adaptor subunit — protein MKRLALAAVIVGLLVAVVSWAGGGSEEQAWSEVVRGDLVIGIEVSGELRAAYSDLLGPPPMPGVASYKIASLMPEGRAVKAGMPVLRFDTSDLERRLLEKMAEKESADKELEKLGTTLASERRASELRLAEARARLRREDLKIDVPEDLVQANQLATTRLDRELAADEVAHLEQRLELMGRQSRAQLASWRERSARAAGRVEEIRQQIERMTVRAPRDGTLLHRADHRGDKKRVGDSAWQRDKVVEIPDLERMMAEGQVEEADAGLLALGQAVTLRLDAHPDEVYSGKVVSLGDSVRRRSRFNPLKVVAVEIELTNTDVERMRPGMRFQGAIEIERVPDILLAEVAAVGEGLDGPVARRKSLWGEETVRVETGRSNRQQVEVLAGLSAGDRLRTGGGRP, from the coding sequence GTGAAGCGTCTGGCCCTCGCCGCGGTGATCGTCGGTCTGCTGGTGGCGGTGGTGAGCTGGGCCGGCGGCGGCAGCGAGGAGCAAGCCTGGAGCGAGGTGGTGCGTGGTGATCTGGTGATCGGTATCGAGGTCAGCGGCGAGCTCCGGGCCGCCTATTCGGACCTCCTCGGACCGCCACCGATGCCGGGCGTGGCGTCCTACAAAATCGCCTCCCTGATGCCCGAAGGGCGGGCGGTGAAGGCAGGAATGCCGGTGCTGCGCTTCGATACCTCGGACCTGGAGCGGCGCCTGCTCGAAAAAATGGCGGAGAAGGAATCTGCCGACAAAGAGCTCGAGAAGCTCGGCACGACCCTGGCCTCGGAGCGGCGCGCCAGCGAGCTGCGCCTGGCCGAGGCACGAGCACGGCTGCGTCGCGAAGATCTCAAGATCGACGTTCCCGAGGATTTGGTGCAGGCCAACCAGCTCGCCACCACCCGCCTCGATCGCGAGCTGGCGGCGGACGAGGTGGCCCACCTCGAACAGCGTCTCGAGCTGATGGGGCGTCAGTCCCGGGCCCAGTTGGCCTCCTGGCGCGAGCGCAGCGCGCGGGCCGCCGGCCGGGTCGAGGAGATTCGGCAGCAGATCGAGCGCATGACGGTGCGGGCGCCGCGGGACGGCACCTTGCTGCATCGCGCCGACCACCGAGGCGACAAGAAACGGGTGGGAGATTCGGCGTGGCAGCGCGACAAGGTGGTCGAGATTCCGGATCTCGAACGCATGATGGCGGAGGGGCAGGTGGAGGAGGCGGACGCCGGCCTTCTCGCCCTCGGTCAGGCGGTCACCCTGCGGCTCGACGCCCACCCCGACGAGGTCTACTCCGGAAAGGTCGTTTCCCTCGGCGATTCCGTCCGGCGGCGCTCGCGCTTCAATCCCCTCAAGGTGGTGGCGGTGGAGATCGAGCTCACGAACACCGACGTCGAACGGATGCGTCCCGGCATGCGTTTCCAGGGCGCCATCGAGATCGAGCGTGTCCCCGACATCCTGCTCGCCGAGGTGGCGGCCGTCGGCGAAGGCCTGGACGGACCGGTGGCGCGGCGCAAGAGCCTGTGGGGAGAGGAAACGGTGCGCGTCGAAACCGGCCGCAGCAACCGCCAGCAGGTCGAGGTGCTGGCGGGCCTCTCGGCCGGTGACCGCCTGCGGACCGGGGGAGGCCGACCGTGA
- a CDS encoding ABC transporter permease, whose product MNLREALSSAAENLAGHKLRSALTMLGMIFGVGAVIAMLSIGAGAEQQALEMIESLGLNNVLVRDAAPEGEELQEAREKSPGVSLRDVAAIEDAVPGVAEASPRVRIEPYRVLAAGGKSEALVFGVSHRHARLAGLRVSEGRFFDSRDEAHHGQVCVIGAEVRRELFGFGPAIGQDLKVNDVWFEVVGILSTGGATADSFQGVQLGEPAREIYVPVSTALRKFDQGPLDSPLSEIVVRLENGAPARRTGDLVAGLLDRLHAGAGDFELVVPEALLAQSRRTQRLFNLVMGCIAGISLLVGGIGIMNIMLATVLERTREIGVRRAVGARGRDIQFQFLTEAFAISLLGGIAGVVVGVAIARGVAAWADWETVVTLGSVLLSTGVAMAVGLASGYYPAVRAARLDPVDALRYE is encoded by the coding sequence TTGAACCTGCGCGAGGCCTTGTCCAGCGCCGCCGAGAATCTGGCCGGCCACAAGCTGCGCTCGGCGCTCACCATGTTGGGCATGATCTTTGGCGTCGGTGCCGTCATCGCGATGCTCTCGATCGGTGCCGGGGCCGAGCAGCAGGCCCTCGAGATGATCGAAAGCCTGGGCCTCAACAATGTCTTGGTGCGGGACGCCGCGCCCGAGGGCGAAGAGCTCCAAGAGGCGCGGGAAAAATCCCCCGGCGTGTCGCTGCGCGACGTCGCCGCCATCGAGGACGCGGTCCCCGGGGTCGCCGAGGCGTCGCCGCGGGTGCGCATCGAGCCTTATCGCGTGCTCGCCGCCGGCGGCAAGAGCGAGGCTCTGGTCTTCGGGGTCTCCCATCGCCACGCTCGCCTCGCCGGCTTGAGGGTCTCCGAGGGACGATTTTTCGATTCCCGCGACGAGGCCCACCACGGCCAGGTTTGCGTCATCGGTGCCGAGGTGCGGCGCGAGCTCTTCGGCTTCGGACCGGCCATCGGCCAAGACCTCAAGGTCAACGATGTCTGGTTCGAGGTGGTCGGTATCCTGAGCACCGGCGGCGCCACCGCCGACTCCTTCCAGGGAGTTCAGCTCGGTGAGCCGGCGCGCGAGATCTACGTGCCGGTGTCGACGGCCCTGCGCAAGTTCGATCAAGGGCCCCTCGACTCACCGTTGAGCGAGATCGTGGTGCGTCTCGAAAACGGTGCGCCGGCCCGCCGCACCGGCGACCTCGTCGCCGGCCTGCTCGATCGGCTGCACGCCGGTGCCGGTGACTTCGAGCTGGTGGTGCCGGAGGCTCTGCTGGCCCAGAGCCGGCGCACCCAGCGCCTGTTCAATCTGGTGATGGGCTGCATCGCCGGCATCTCTCTGCTGGTGGGCGGCATCGGCATCATGAACATCATGCTGGCGACGGTGCTCGAGCGCACCCGCGAAATCGGCGTGCGGCGCGCCGTCGGCGCCCGCGGTCGCGACATCCAGTTCCAGTTCCTCACCGAGGCCTTCGCGATCAGCCTGCTCGGCGGAATAGCGGGGGTGGTGGTGGGGGTCGCTATTGCTCGCGGCGTCGCCGCCTGGGCGGATTGGGAAACGGTGGTCACGCTGGGGTCGGTGTTGCTTTCGACCGGCGTGGCGATGGCCGTCGGCCTGGCCTCGGGCTACTACCCGGCGGTGCGCGCCGCCCGCCTCGACCCGGTCGACGCCCTGCGCTACGAGTAG
- a CDS encoding DoxX family protein — translation MQKIAPLLGRILLSGIFLMSAFGKITDFAGSQAYMESKGMPMTGLLLAGAIVLELFGGLSLVTGFKARLGALALIIFLIPATLIFHTNFADQMEVIAFLKNLSILGGLLMVYAFGPGSPALGSKSS, via the coding sequence ATGCAGAAGATCGCCCCGTTGCTCGGTCGCATCCTGTTGTCCGGAATCTTTCTCATGTCGGCGTTCGGCAAGATCACCGACTTCGCCGGCTCGCAGGCCTACATGGAGTCCAAAGGCATGCCGATGACCGGCCTTCTCCTCGCCGGTGCCATCGTGCTGGAGCTCTTCGGCGGCCTCTCTCTGGTCACCGGCTTCAAGGCCCGCCTGGGAGCCCTGGCGCTGATCATCTTCCTGATTCCGGCGACCCTGATCTTCCACACCAACTTCGCCGATCAGATGGAGGTCATCGCCTTTCTGAAGAACCTCTCCATCCTCGGCGGCCTGCTGATGGTCTACGCCTTCGGCCCGGGATCGCCGGCCCTCGGCTCGAAGAGCTCCTGA